One Acetobacterium sp. KB-1 DNA segment encodes these proteins:
- a CDS encoding phosphotransferase, translating into MTYDSYGNLTVAGVANYLKEKNIFPTDANLTVVDLHAVKESIEGFVNLIYHVYDQSGKSVIMKQMLSMPRFRIEDEKNNTVEEADGDGWTLDLGRMRSEIATLIFWNSVYPGISPEIYLFDEPNRIIVMEDLMDLSLLRFELCRMVKHGHFTAKIGAFFARNLFFSSNLHLTNYKKSEVERFFINPEYTALAPFLFRENIGVSWEREMIPGTDEKRALLVDNPQIQAEFKRLENKFLNDKECLIHTDLHSSNIMISFDDVRIIDGEFAGFGPLAQDFGRLTASLTLNYVSWFGDESRTTAEKNDFQAYLLTTITDLYTTFQNEFRQLVEAHREESYSLKNLDVDAYLIDQLQNALSYTGVNVLSRLANRGICYDLLRLPEANRLVPSLLGLDISRELMQNQKKYTHIKEYTLLLKNLA; encoded by the coding sequence ATGACCTATGACAGCTATGGCAATTTAACAGTGGCAGGCGTTGCCAACTACCTTAAAGAAAAAAACATCTTTCCAACCGATGCCAACCTTACCGTGGTCGATTTACACGCCGTAAAAGAAAGCATTGAAGGATTTGTTAACTTAATCTATCATGTCTACGACCAGTCGGGAAAATCAGTGATCATGAAACAAATGCTCTCCATGCCCCGGTTTCGGATTGAGGACGAAAAAAATAATACCGTGGAAGAAGCTGATGGCGATGGCTGGACCCTGGATCTGGGTCGGATGCGCTCGGAAATAGCCACCCTTATTTTTTGGAACTCGGTCTATCCCGGCATCAGTCCTGAAATTTATCTCTTTGACGAACCCAACCGGATCATTGTTATGGAGGATTTAATGGATTTGAGTTTGCTCCGTTTTGAGCTCTGCCGGATGGTTAAACACGGACATTTTACTGCTAAGATTGGCGCATTTTTTGCCCGCAATCTTTTTTTCTCCTCCAATTTACATCTCACCAACTATAAAAAATCTGAAGTTGAACGGTTTTTTATAAATCCGGAATACACAGCCCTGGCCCCCTTTCTTTTTCGGGAAAACATCGGTGTTTCCTGGGAACGGGAGATGATTCCCGGCACGGATGAAAAAAGAGCCTTACTGGTGGATAATCCTCAAATTCAGGCCGAATTCAAACGTTTGGAAAACAAATTCCTAAATGATAAGGAATGTCTGATTCATACCGACCTTCACAGTTCCAACATCATGATCAGCTTTGACGACGTCCGCATCATCGATGGAGAATTTGCCGGTTTTGGTCCGCTGGCCCAGGATTTTGGCCGACTCACTGCCAGCTTAACCCTGAACTATGTTTCCTGGTTTGGTGATGAGTCCCGGACAACCGCTGAAAAAAACGATTTCCAGGCCTACCTGTTGACCACCATCACTGATCTGTATACCACCTTTCAAAATGAATTCCGCCAGCTGGTGGAAGCCCATCGGGAGGAAAGCTACAGCTTAAAAAATCTGGATGTAGATGCTTATCTCATTGATCAGCTGCAAAATGCCTTGTCATACACGGGGGTCAATGTCCTATCCCGACTGGCTAACCGCGGCATCTGCTATGACCTGCTCAGGCTTCCTGAAGCAAACCGTTTAGTCCCCTCACTTCTGGGCCTGGACATTTCCAGAGAGCTGATGCAAAACCAAAAAAAGTATACCCACATAAAAGAATATACCCTGTTACTAAAAAACCTGGCTTAA
- a CDS encoding MOSC domain-containing protein, with amino-acid sequence MGKVTAIYQSIEKGEQIRLDQPALFIAGFGLEGDSHGGRDRRQVCLFGLSSIEQLKEADGAGLCTRRFKQNITTADIKLFKLPLGTQVKIGETLQEITQIGKKCFGCEIADQDGKCILANEVVFTAVIEGGYIKEGDFVTVIK; translated from the coding sequence GTGGGAAAGGTTACAGCGATTTATCAAAGTATCGAAAAGGGTGAGCAGATTCGCCTGGATCAGCCAGCGCTTTTTATTGCGGGGTTCGGACTCGAAGGCGATAGTCACGGCGGTCGCGATCGACGACAGGTCTGTTTGTTTGGGCTTAGCAGCATTGAACAATTAAAAGAGGCCGACGGGGCTGGTTTATGTACCAGGCGGTTTAAACAAAATATTACAACCGCAGACATCAAGCTGTTTAAATTGCCACTGGGTACTCAGGTTAAGATTGGGGAAACGCTTCAGGAAATAACTCAGATTGGCAAAAAATGTTTTGGCTGTGAAATAGCGGATCAAGACGGAAAATGTATATTGGCCAATGAAGTTGTTTTTACGGCCGTGATCGAAGGTGGCTATATTAAAGAAGGTGACTTTGTTACGGTCATAAAATAA
- a CDS encoding EutP/PduV family microcompartment system protein codes for MANNRKRVALIGKIGSGKTTLMQRLNEEELKYSKTQMVSYYDDFIDTPGEFIELPFFSRQAINITMDAGLVILVCSCMDSQNAFPPNFIHTYNIPSIGVITKTDLPECNIKRSRNLLIYAGINPKHIYVVSAYSGEGIPELEATIHHYMEPHRNK; via the coding sequence ATGGCCAATAATCGAAAACGGGTGGCCTTAATCGGAAAAATCGGCAGCGGCAAAACCACCTTGATGCAACGGCTAAATGAAGAAGAACTTAAATATTCCAAGACCCAAATGGTCAGTTACTATGACGATTTCATTGATACCCCTGGGGAGTTTATCGAACTCCCATTTTTTTCACGTCAGGCCATAAATATTACCATGGACGCCGGACTGGTGATCCTGGTTTGTTCCTGTATGGATTCCCAGAATGCCTTTCCACCCAATTTTATCCATACCTATAACATTCCCTCGATTGGCGTGATCACAAAAACAGATCTCCCCGAATGCAATATTAAACGGAGCCGCAATCTTCTTATTTATGCCGGTATCAATCCTAAACACATCTATGTGGTCAGTGCCTATAGTGGCGAAGGAATCCCGGAATTAGAAGCTACCATCCATCATTATATGGAACCCCACCGCAATAAGTAA
- the prmA gene encoding 50S ribosomal protein L11 methyltransferase, which yields MLWKEVQITTTLEAEEAVVNAFYDAGADGVAIQTLQDVLLIQQDPKVNFVDEALLEIDPNVSIVRGYFSEVEDTEEAVHKLIASVKMLPSFGLDPGACEMMITEVEEEDWANSWKKFYKPTKMGKSIVVKPTWEDYVPDKDEIVINIDPGMAFGTGTHETTQLCAIKLEEYIKPGDVVLDIGCGTGVLSLIAGKLKAKKVVAVDFDTLAVKIARENAELNDLGSMVEIREGNLLDVIDEKADVIVANILAAAIVELSGIIKPYLKEKGIFISSGIIIDRLGDVLRALEAENFKLVFVQQMGEWVGVVAQKRD from the coding sequence ATGCTTTGGAAAGAAGTTCAAATCACAACAACATTGGAAGCTGAGGAAGCGGTGGTCAATGCTTTTTATGATGCCGGGGCAGATGGTGTGGCGATTCAGACCCTGCAGGATGTGCTATTAATACAACAAGATCCCAAAGTCAATTTTGTGGATGAAGCGCTTCTGGAAATTGATCCCAATGTTTCTATTGTCCGGGGCTATTTCAGCGAGGTGGAAGACACTGAAGAAGCGGTGCATAAACTAATTGCGTCAGTGAAGATGCTGCCATCCTTCGGTCTGGACCCCGGTGCCTGTGAGATGATGATCACAGAAGTGGAAGAAGAAGACTGGGCTAATTCCTGGAAAAAGTTTTACAAACCCACTAAGATGGGCAAAAGCATTGTCGTCAAACCAACCTGGGAAGACTATGTCCCGGATAAGGATGAAATTGTCATTAACATCGATCCCGGCATGGCTTTTGGAACCGGTACTCATGAAACCACCCAGCTCTGTGCCATTAAATTGGAAGAGTACATCAAGCCCGGAGATGTGGTGCTGGATATTGGCTGTGGAACTGGGGTACTCTCGCTGATTGCAGGTAAACTGAAAGCGAAAAAAGTGGTGGCGGTGGATTTTGATACCCTGGCGGTTAAAATTGCCCGGGAAAATGCGGAGCTCAATGATTTAGGCAGTATGGTTGAAATTCGCGAAGGTAACCTGCTCGATGTGATTGACGAGAAGGCCGATGTGATTGTGGCCAATATTCTGGCAGCGGCGATTGTGGAATTGTCGGGAATTATCAAACCCTACCTTAAAGAAAAGGGTATTTTTATTTCTTCGGGAATCATCATCGATCGGCTGGGGGATGTGCTAAGAGCTCTGGAAGCGGAAAACTTCAAGCTTGTTTTTGTTCAGCAGATGGGTGAATGGGTTGGAGTGGTCGCCCAGAAGAGGGACTAA
- a CDS encoding BMC domain-containing protein, which yields METEKKNRSIQEYVPGKQVTLAHIIAKPKTDIYIKLGLDDEAADAIGILTITPSEAAIIAADAATKAAPVEIGFLDRFSGSLVITGRVSDVKAAVSEILNTLNHILGFDIPKITYS from the coding sequence ATGGAAACTGAAAAGAAGAATCGTTCCATACAAGAATACGTTCCTGGTAAACAGGTAACCCTGGCACATATTATTGCCAAGCCTAAAACAGATATCTATATTAAACTGGGTCTGGACGATGAAGCCGCCGATGCCATCGGTATCTTAACCATTACCCCCAGCGAAGCCGCCATTATCGCCGCTGACGCCGCAACGAAAGCCGCCCCAGTCGAAATCGGTTTTCTGGACCGTTTCAGTGGTTCACTTGTAATCACCGGTCGGGTTAGTGATGTCAAAGCTGCCGTTTCTGAAATCCTCAATACTCTTAACCATATTTTAGGATTCGACATTCCTAAAATCACCTACTCCTGA